From a single Planococcus shenhongbingii genomic region:
- a CDS encoding acetyl-CoA hydrolase/transferase family protein, producing the protein MEQTIERIKSTQLQERVIDADVAASWIQDGMTLGLSGFTRAGDAKAVPLALIKRAETESFKVNVFTGASLGSDIDKLFAEAGIVNKRLPFQADPVMRRKINEGEMLFVDHHLSQTAEWIKAGVIEPIDFAIIEALSITEDGLIIPTTSVGNSALFVQYAKNVIVEINTAQPVLFEGIHDIYDTGKQGERPPIPLTHADDRIGVPGIPVDMGKIRGIVYTDQKDSPSTIMPSDEETEIMAGHLIEFLRSEVRAGRLTEKLAPLQSGIGSVANSVLQGLIDSEFEDLEVYSEVLQDAVFDLIDAGKVRVASSSSITLSQQKMEQVYSNFEKYRDKIILRPQEISNHPEVIRRLGLISINTALEFDIYGNVNSTHVSGTKMMNGIGGSGDFARNARLSIFVTKSIAKGGKISSVVPFATHIDHTEHDVDIVVTEQGYADLRGLAPRERAALIIENCVHPMYKEQMRAYYAEALTRGGQTPHVLEKAFSWHAKLAQTGTML; encoded by the coding sequence ATGGAACAAACCATTGAACGGATTAAATCGACTCAATTGCAAGAACGGGTTATTGATGCGGATGTTGCAGCTTCTTGGATTCAGGACGGAATGACACTCGGACTCAGCGGATTTACACGGGCCGGGGATGCCAAAGCGGTTCCTCTGGCGTTGATTAAACGAGCCGAAACTGAAAGTTTTAAAGTGAATGTTTTTACCGGCGCTTCTTTAGGCTCGGATATCGATAAATTGTTCGCAGAAGCGGGCATCGTCAACAAACGCTTGCCGTTTCAGGCAGATCCCGTGATGCGCAGAAAAATTAATGAAGGTGAAATGCTGTTTGTCGACCACCATTTGTCCCAGACTGCGGAATGGATTAAAGCCGGCGTCATCGAACCGATCGATTTTGCCATTATTGAAGCATTGTCGATAACGGAAGACGGATTGATCATTCCGACGACGTCAGTCGGCAACTCAGCCCTTTTTGTACAGTATGCGAAAAACGTTATCGTAGAAATCAATACGGCCCAGCCGGTATTGTTTGAAGGGATTCATGATATCTACGATACCGGCAAACAAGGGGAGCGGCCTCCGATTCCACTGACACATGCGGATGACCGCATCGGAGTGCCCGGTATACCAGTAGATATGGGAAAAATTCGGGGGATCGTGTATACAGACCAAAAGGATTCTCCTTCCACAATTATGCCATCAGATGAAGAAACAGAGATTATGGCTGGCCACCTGATTGAATTCCTGCGCTCGGAAGTTCGCGCAGGCCGCTTGACAGAAAAACTGGCACCGCTGCAGTCGGGCATCGGCTCGGTTGCAAACTCGGTCCTGCAAGGTTTGATCGACTCGGAATTCGAAGATTTGGAAGTCTACTCGGAAGTGCTGCAGGACGCGGTATTTGATTTGATCGATGCGGGGAAAGTAAGAGTGGCTTCAAGTTCTTCCATTACCTTATCGCAGCAGAAAATGGAGCAAGTTTACAGTAACTTTGAAAAGTACCGCGATAAAATCATCTTGCGGCCGCAGGAGATTTCCAACCATCCGGAAGTTATCCGTCGACTCGGTTTGATCTCCATTAACACGGCATTGGAATTTGATATCTACGGCAACGTCAACTCAACACATGTGTCGGGGACGAAAATGATGAATGGCATTGGCGGTTCCGGTGACTTTGCCCGCAACGCGCGCCTTTCCATTTTTGTGACGAAATCGATTGCCAAAGGCGGTAAGATTTCCAGTGTGGTGCCGTTTGCTACGCATATTGACCATACTGAACACGATGTCGACATCGTAGTGACGGAGCAGGGTTATGCGGATTTGCGTGGACTTGCTCCCCGTGAACGCGCTGCATTGATCATCGAGAATTGTGTGCATCCAATGTACAAAGAACAAATGCGCGCTTATTACGCAGAAGCGCTGACACGCGGAGGCCAGACGCCGCATGTGCTGGAAAAAGCTTTTTCCTGGCATGCCAAATTGGCTCAGACCGGCACGATGCTTTAA
- a CDS encoding LytTR family DNA-binding domain-containing protein, giving the protein MDKFTSGSLLDVIGELFSDEISIAVSNTKEYIYYRPSKRIDLKIQEGDPVKEGTIAYKALATRQKASEFIDKEIFGVPYHGMAVPFEQGGEVQGCVMAIYPAFTEGKSVVTVKSADGWKPIPFSDVKFLEVKDRKTHVHAEGFSGTNKNSLQEFEYLLPRDLFIRCHRSFIVNVHHIEEIYPDTHSTFLLSMNNGARIPVSQSYSSYFRKLLGF; this is encoded by the coding sequence ATGGATAAGTTTACATCTGGTTCGCTGCTTGATGTCATCGGAGAATTATTTTCAGATGAAATCTCGATTGCGGTATCCAATACGAAAGAATACATCTATTACCGGCCGAGCAAGCGGATTGATTTGAAAATCCAGGAAGGCGATCCCGTAAAGGAAGGGACGATAGCCTACAAGGCGCTGGCGACCCGGCAGAAAGCCTCTGAATTTATTGATAAGGAGATTTTTGGCGTACCGTATCACGGCATGGCGGTGCCGTTTGAACAAGGCGGGGAAGTGCAGGGCTGCGTAATGGCGATTTACCCGGCGTTTACGGAAGGCAAGTCAGTGGTGACGGTGAAAAGTGCCGATGGCTGGAAGCCGATTCCTTTCAGCGATGTAAAATTCCTGGAAGTGAAAGACCGCAAAACCCATGTGCATGCAGAGGGCTTTTCAGGCACCAATAAAAACTCGCTTCAGGAATTCGAGTATTTGCTGCCGCGTGATTTGTTCATCCGCTGCCACCGGTCATTTATCGTAAATGTCCATCATATAGAAGAGATTTATCCGGATACCCACTCCACTTTTTTGCTGTCAATGAACAACGGAGCCCGCATCCCGGTCAGCCAGTCGTACTCAAGCTATTTTCGGAAATTGCTCGGATTTTAA